The Clostridioides difficile genome has a segment encoding these proteins:
- a CDS encoding transketolase family protein: MGIATREAYGQALKELAENKDIVVLDADLGKATKSISFKEVAPDRFFDMGIAEGDMIGTSAGLATCGKIPFASTFAIFAAGRAYEQIRNSVAYPNLNVKIAATHAGVTVGEDGGSHQSIEDISLMRGIPNMVILNPADGIEAKKAIFSAVDYNGPVYIRLGRANTEDIHNDDYNFKIGKGEILRQGSDVAIIATGIMVSKAIKSAELLSEEGIEAMVVNISTIKPIDSELIVKAAKNTDKVVTVEEHSVIGGLGSAVTEVLSEKYPVVVKRIGINDEFGQSGNPESLLKYYGLTVENIVSIVKEF, from the coding sequence ATGGGAATAGCAACTAGAGAAGCTTATGGTCAAGCATTAAAAGAACTTGCAGAAAATAAAGATATAGTAGTATTGGATGCAGACTTAGGAAAAGCTACAAAAAGTATATCATTTAAAGAAGTTGCCCCAGATAGATTTTTTGATATGGGAATAGCAGAAGGGGATATGATTGGCACATCAGCAGGTCTTGCTACTTGTGGGAAAATACCTTTTGCAAGTACTTTTGCGATATTTGCAGCAGGAAGGGCTTATGAACAAATAAGAAACTCTGTAGCATATCCAAATTTAAATGTTAAAATAGCAGCTACTCATGCAGGAGTAACAGTAGGAGAAGATGGAGGGAGTCATCAATCTATAGAAGATATATCTTTAATGAGAGGTATACCAAATATGGTTATCCTAAATCCTGCTGATGGAATAGAAGCAAAAAAAGCAATATTTTCTGCTGTAGATTACAATGGGCCTGTATATATAAGACTTGGAAGAGCAAATACTGAAGATATACATAATGATGATTATAATTTTAAAATTGGAAAGGGCGAGATTCTTAGACAAGGTTCTGATGTAGCTATAATTGCAACTGGGATAATGGTTTCAAAAGCTATTAAATCTGCTGAATTATTAAGTGAAGAGGGAATTGAAGCTATGGTAGTTAATATATCAACTATAAAGCCAATTGATAGTGAACTAATAGTAAAAGCAGCTAAAAATACTGATAAGGTGGTAACTGTAGAGGAGCACAGTGTAATAGGTGGATTGGGCTCTGCTGTTACAGAAGTTTTAAGTGAGAAATATCCTGTTGTAGTAAAAAGAATAGGTATAAATGATGAATTTGGTCAATCAGGAAATCCAGAATCTCTATTAAAATATTATGGATTGACTGTAGAAAATATAGTTAGTATTGTAAAAGAATTTTAA
- a CDS encoding transketolase, protein MNKKLKQIAKNIRISIIKSITEAKSGHPGGSLSIVDILTVLYFEKMNIDPIKFNDENRDRFVLSKGHSAPALYATLAERGYFEKNDLMSLRKFGSKLQGHPDMKKVAGIDMSTGSLGQGLSVANGMALAGKLDNKSYKVYTILGDGEIQEGQIWEAAMTASHYKLDNLIAFVDLNGLQIDGSNEEVMNVSPVDDKFKSFGWNVIVINGHCFDEIGNAIDEAKKVIGKPTVIIAKTVKGKGVSFMENNAAWHGSAPNNEQAVEALKDLEGGLN, encoded by the coding sequence ATGAATAAAAAATTAAAACAAATAGCTAAAAATATAAGAATAAGTATTATAAAAAGTATAACAGAAGCGAAGTCTGGACACCCAGGAGGTTCACTGTCAATAGTAGATATCTTAACTGTATTGTATTTTGAAAAAATGAATATAGACCCTATAAAGTTTAATGATGAAAATAGAGATAGGTTTGTATTATCAAAAGGACATTCTGCACCAGCACTATATGCAACTTTGGCAGAAAGAGGTTATTTTGAAAAGAACGATTTAATGAGTTTAAGAAAATTTGGTTCTAAGTTACAAGGACATCCAGACATGAAAAAAGTAGCAGGAATAGATATGTCTACTGGTTCTCTTGGTCAAGGATTGTCTGTTGCAAATGGTATGGCATTAGCTGGTAAATTAGATAATAAAAGCTATAAAGTATACACTATTTTAGGAGATGGCGAGATTCAAGAAGGGCAAATATGGGAAGCTGCAATGACAGCATCACATTACAAATTAGATAATTTAATTGCATTTGTTGACTTAAATGGATTACAAATAGATGGTTCTAATGAAGAAGTAATGAATGTTAGTCCAGTAGATGATAAATTTAAATCTTTTGGATGGAATGTAATAGTAATAAATGGACATTGTTTTGACGAAATAGGAAATGCAATAGATGAAGCTAAAAAAGTTATAGGAAAGCCAACAGTAATAATAGCTAAGACTGTAAAAGGTAAAGGTGTTTCATTTATGGAAAATAATGCTGCATGGCATGGTTCGGCACCAAACAATGAACAAGCAGTTGAGGCATTAAAAGATTTAGAAGGAGGATTAAATTAA
- a CDS encoding sodium:alanine symporter family protein, with amino-acid sequence MNLIDILNKVDAFIWGPPLLVLLVGTGILLTVRLGVVQITKLPRALKLIFSAENKGTGDVSSFAALCTALAATVGTGNIVGVATAIKAGGPGALFWMWIAAFFGMATKYSEGVLAIKYRTKDKNGQVSGGPMYYIVNGMGEKWRPLAIFFAISGILVALLGIGTFTQVNSITDAINSSFGVDPRITGVVLAVFVALVVFGGLKSISNVATKIVPFMAVIYIVICGIILISYWNKIPETFLLIIKSAFTPTAATGGFLGATMSLAIRNGIARGVFSNESGLGSAPIAAAAAKTEWPAEQGLISMTGTFIDTIIICTLTGFSLVISGVWSSDLNGAVMTQAAFNGAIPTFGPILLTVSLTLFAFTTILGWSYYGERCFEFLFGVKGMNGYRTVFVAMVLLGAFLKLEVVWIIADIVNGLMAIPNLIALLALSPIIVSETKKYFEYINSPENQLKRNA; translated from the coding sequence ATGAATCTAATTGATATTTTAAACAAAGTTGACGCTTTTATTTGGGGACCGCCCCTATTGGTACTACTAGTTGGTACTGGTATATTACTTACTGTTAGACTTGGAGTTGTTCAAATAACAAAACTTCCACGTGCTCTTAAATTAATATTTTCTGCTGAAAATAAAGGTACTGGTGATGTTTCAAGTTTTGCAGCTTTATGTACTGCATTAGCTGCTACAGTTGGTACTGGTAATATTGTTGGTGTTGCCACAGCTATTAAAGCTGGTGGACCTGGTGCACTTTTTTGGATGTGGATAGCTGCATTCTTTGGGATGGCTACTAAATACTCAGAAGGTGTACTTGCAATAAAATACAGAACTAAAGATAAAAATGGTCAAGTATCTGGTGGGCCTATGTACTACATAGTAAATGGTATGGGCGAAAAATGGAGACCTCTTGCAATATTCTTTGCTATAAGTGGTATATTAGTTGCACTTTTAGGTATAGGTACTTTTACTCAGGTAAATTCAATAACAGACGCTATCAATAGTAGTTTTGGAGTGGACCCTAGAATTACAGGTGTTGTACTGGCAGTATTTGTAGCTTTAGTTGTATTTGGAGGTCTTAAAAGTATCTCTAATGTAGCTACTAAAATAGTACCTTTCATGGCAGTTATATATATTGTAATATGTGGAATCATTTTAATATCTTATTGGAATAAAATACCTGAAACTTTTCTACTTATAATTAAAAGTGCATTTACACCTACTGCTGCAACTGGTGGTTTTCTAGGTGCAACTATGTCACTAGCAATTAGAAATGGTATTGCCCGTGGTGTATTCTCAAATGAATCTGGTTTAGGTAGTGCTCCAATAGCAGCAGCTGCAGCTAAAACTGAGTGGCCAGCAGAACAAGGGCTTATATCTATGACAGGAACTTTTATAGATACTATTATAATTTGTACACTTACTGGATTCTCTCTTGTAATATCAGGAGTTTGGTCTTCAGACTTAAATGGTGCTGTTATGACTCAAGCAGCTTTTAACGGTGCTATTCCTACATTTGGACCAATATTACTTACAGTTAGCTTAACACTATTTGCATTCACTACAATCTTGGGGTGGAGTTATTACGGAGAAAGATGTTTTGAATTCCTATTTGGTGTAAAAGGTATGAATGGATATAGAACTGTATTTGTAGCTATGGTATTATTAGGTGCATTCTTAAAATTAGAAGTAGTTTGGATAATTGCTGATATTGTAAATGGACTTATGGCAATACCTAACCTAATAGCTTTACTTGCACTATCACCTATAATAGTATCTGAAACTAAGAAATACTTTGAATATATAAATTCTCCAGAAAATCAACTAAAAAGAAATGCATAA
- the araD gene encoding L-ribulose-5-phosphate 4-epimerase produces the protein MLEALKEEVLKANLELPKKGLITYTWGNVSGIDREKGLVVIKPSGVEYDNMTVEDMVVVDLDGNIVDGKLRPSSDTPTHLVLYKEFEELGGIVHTHSSWATTWAQIGKSIPACGTTHADYFYGSIPCTRKMTREEISSEYERETGNVIVEEFMGKNPIHCPGVIVNDHGPFTWGKNAKEAVHNAVVLEEVAKMAYYTELMSHENTMDRVLMNKHFSRKHGKNAYYGQK, from the coding sequence ATGTTAGAGGCTCTAAAAGAAGAAGTGTTAAAAGCAAATCTAGAATTACCTAAAAAAGGATTAATCACTTATACATGGGGAAATGTAAGTGGAATAGATAGAGAAAAAGGGTTAGTAGTAATAAAACCAAGTGGTGTTGAGTATGATAATATGACTGTAGAAGATATGGTAGTAGTTGATTTGGATGGGAATATAGTAGATGGTAAATTAAGACCTTCTTCAGACACTCCAACTCATCTAGTTTTATATAAAGAGTTTGAGGAATTAGGAGGGATAGTGCATACACATTCAAGCTGGGCTACAACTTGGGCTCAAATAGGTAAATCTATACCAGCATGTGGGACTACTCATGCAGATTATTTTTATGGAAGTATACCATGCACTAGAAAAATGACTAGAGAAGAAATAAGTAGTGAATATGAAAGAGAAACTGGCAATGTAATTGTTGAAGAATTTATGGGGAAAAACCCAATACACTGCCCAGGAGTAATTGTAAATGACCATGGTCCTTTTACTTGGGGAAAAAATGCAAAAGAGGCTGTTCATAATGCAGTGGTGTTAGAAGAAGTTGCAAAAATGGCATATTATACAGAATTAATGAGTCATGAGAATACTATGGATAGAGTACTTATGAACAAGCATTTTTCAAGAAAACATGGTAAAAATGCATACTATGGTCAAAAATAA
- a CDS encoding galactitol-1-phosphate 5-dehydrogenase, translating into MANKMRASVLYNIGDVRYEMVDIPEITDGEVLVNVKYVGICGSDLPRSMVSGLSGGAAYPLILGHEFSGEVAKVGSKVKNIKVGDRVAVAPLVPCGECSYCKEGNFGLCNDYNIIGTRVNGALAEYVKVPEEHILKLPDTLDYETAAGIEPATIAYHGIAKADIKVGDSVVVLGCGPIGQFALQWAKVFGASKIIAVDIFNEKLELSKGLGANYIVNSKEVNAIEEIKKITNGGADVVIETAGSRFTQEQSLLITKKRGTIVFVGISHTELPLSAKAAESILRGELTLKGSWNSYTSPYPGRAWTATLDFMGKGDIIFTPMISHKIGLNEVGEFLHKMANREINFNKILVEI; encoded by the coding sequence ATGGCAAATAAGATGAGAGCATCAGTACTATACAATATAGGTGATGTTAGGTATGAAATGGTTGATATACCAGAAATAACAGATGGAGAAGTACTTGTAAATGTTAAATATGTTGGAATATGTGGCTCAGATTTACCTAGGTCTATGGTTAGTGGATTAAGTGGAGGGGCAGCATATCCATTAATTTTAGGACATGAGTTTTCTGGTGAAGTTGCTAAAGTAGGGTCAAAAGTAAAGAATATTAAAGTAGGAGACAGAGTAGCTGTTGCTCCATTAGTTCCTTGCGGAGAATGTAGTTATTGTAAAGAGGGGAATTTTGGATTATGTAATGACTATAATATAATTGGGACAAGAGTAAATGGAGCTTTGGCAGAGTATGTGAAAGTTCCTGAAGAGCATATTTTAAAATTACCAGATACATTAGATTATGAAACTGCTGCTGGGATTGAACCAGCAACTATAGCATATCATGGGATTGCAAAAGCAGATATTAAGGTAGGAGATAGTGTAGTTGTGCTAGGATGTGGTCCGATAGGTCAGTTTGCTTTACAATGGGCAAAGGTTTTTGGAGCATCTAAAATTATAGCTGTTGATATTTTTAATGAAAAGTTAGAACTTTCTAAAGGTTTAGGAGCAAACTATATAGTAAATTCAAAAGAAGTAAATGCAATTGAAGAAATAAAAAAAATAACTAATGGTGGTGCTGATGTTGTCATAGAGACTGCTGGCAGTAGGTTTACTCAAGAGCAATCTCTACTTATAACAAAAAAAAGAGGCACTATAGTATTTGTAGGTATTTCGCACACAGAATTACCACTTAGTGCAAAAGCTGCTGAGAGTATATTACGTGGAGAACTTACTTTGAAAGGTTCTTGGAATTCATATACAAGCCCTTATCCTGGAAGAGCATGGACAGCAACCTTAGATTTTATGGGAAAAGGAGATATTATTTTTACACCAATGATTTCACATAAAATAGGCCTTAATGAAGTAGGAGAATTTCTGCATAAAATGGCAAATAGAGAAATAAATTTTAATAAAATCCTAGTAGAAATATAA
- a CDS encoding class II aldolase/adducin family protein has protein sequence MLESLKVKIVEVAIKAERYGLCKEKAGNFSVRDKDTGYILITPSGIGREELKTEHICVLDLDGNVIEAEKGIKPSSEVLMHIEIYKVRANVNAVSHTHSLYATAFSVANKPIIPIVYESVNYGGYVDIAPYERPGTLELAKRVSKLLLDTDACLLERHGLTTVSNDLEDALLKSRYVEEVAEIYYRSLVLNQFKEPKTVDIDEFKAWKYPEEIKF, from the coding sequence ATGCTAGAATCTTTAAAAGTTAAAATTGTGGAAGTAGCAATTAAAGCAGAGCGTTATGGCTTGTGTAAAGAAAAAGCTGGTAATTTTAGCGTTAGAGATAAGGATACTGGATATATACTTATAACACCTTCAGGTATAGGAAGAGAAGAATTGAAAACAGAACACATTTGTGTATTAGACTTGGATGGGAATGTAATAGAAGCTGAGAAAGGCATTAAACCCAGTAGTGAGGTGCTAATGCATATTGAAATATACAAAGTGAGAGCAAATGTAAATGCTGTATCACATACACATTCTCTATATGCAACAGCATTTTCAGTGGCAAATAAACCAATTATACCAATTGTATATGAGTCAGTTAATTATGGTGGTTATGTAGACATAGCTCCATATGAAAGACCAGGAACTTTAGAACTAGCTAAAAGGGTTTCAAAGTTATTATTAGATACGGATGCATGTTTATTAGAAAGACATGGATTGACAACTGTAAGTAATGACCTTGAAGATGCTTTGTTAAAATCGAGATATGTAGAAGAAGTAGCAGAAATATACTATAGGTCTTTAGTATTAAATCAATTTAAAGAACCCAAGACAGTGGATATTGATGAATTTAAAGCATGGAAATATCCAGAGGAAATAAAATTTTAA